In Virgibacillus sp. NKC19-16, a single genomic region encodes these proteins:
- the wrbA gene encoding NAD(P)H:quinone oxidoreductase, with amino-acid sequence MGFLDKLFGKSSTEETEKMENVKLAIVYYSQTGTNYQLAKWAEESAKENGAEVRIVKAAELAPEAAIESNPAWKEHVEATKDVPEASSDDIEWADAIIFSMSTRFGGIPSQMKQFLDMQGGLWGSGKTVNKVVSAMSSAGNAHGGQEASILSLYTSLMHWGAIIVPPGYSDSSLFAAGGNPYGVSTAIDGEGNMVDDVEGAAKHQAKRTVDIAARVKAGN; translated from the coding sequence ATGGGATTTTTAGATAAATTATTTGGAAAATCATCTACAGAGGAGACTGAGAAAATGGAAAATGTAAAATTAGCAATCGTTTATTACAGTCAAACAGGAACGAACTATCAATTAGCAAAGTGGGCGGAAGAAAGTGCGAAGGAAAATGGCGCAGAGGTTAGAATCGTAAAAGCCGCTGAACTTGCTCCAGAAGCAGCTATCGAGTCAAATCCGGCATGGAAAGAACATGTAGAAGCAACAAAAGATGTCCCGGAAGCATCTTCAGATGATATTGAATGGGCAGACGCTATTATCTTTAGTATGTCTACGCGTTTCGGTGGTATCCCATCACAAATGAAACAATTCCTTGATATGCAAGGTGGTTTGTGGGGATCTGGTAAAACAGTAAACAAAGTGGTGAGCGCTATGTCATCGGCAGGGAACGCACACGGTGGCCAAGAAGCAAGTATTTTGTCACTGTATACATCACTTATGCACTGGGGTGCTATTATCGTGCCACCTGGATATTCCGACTCAAGCTTGTTTGCGGCTGGCGGTAACCCTTATGGTGTCAGCACAGCGATAGACGGTGAAGGTAATATGGTGGATGATGTTGAAGGTGCCGCAAAACATCAAGCAAAACGTACAGTGGATATCGCAGCGCGCGTGAAAGCTGGCAATTAA
- a CDS encoding small multi-drug export protein: MLFEYVLVFIAAAIPWFEIAVVIPLGIVRGLSPFWVMLLAFVGNVITVLPVVFGADKIMEWYAKRREKKGKESSNRNDRGRRIWNKYGLPGLALLGPIVTGIHLAALIAMTLGAQKTSATIWLTISLGIWTLVLGIGTILGLDIFL; the protein is encoded by the coding sequence ATGCTTTTCGAATATGTATTGGTGTTTATTGCGGCGGCTATTCCATGGTTTGAAATCGCAGTGGTTATCCCATTGGGTATTGTTAGAGGCTTGTCGCCATTTTGGGTCATGCTGCTTGCGTTTGTGGGAAATGTTATTACTGTTCTTCCGGTTGTCTTCGGGGCTGATAAGATAATGGAATGGTATGCAAAACGGCGGGAGAAAAAGGGGAAAGAATCTTCAAATCGCAATGATCGTGGAAGAAGGATATGGAATAAATATGGCCTTCCCGGACTCGCGTTACTAGGGCCAATCGTAACCGGCATCCATCTGGCAGCACTTATAGCCATGACATTAGGCGCACAGAAAACAAGCGCTACAATATGGCTTACAATCAGCCTGGGGATATGGACACTTGTCTTAGGGATCGGCACAATACTGGGGTTGGATATTTTTTTATAA
- a CDS encoding Na+/H+ antiporter subunit G codes for MNVSEIVEFIGVFLILIGSIMAVISAIGIVRLPDVYTRSHSGTKSSTLAVLLTLTGAFIFFWGSQSFASVRLLLGIVFVFLTAPVAGHLISRAAYRANVKTSDLTVEDELGDAIRAYEEEGTGEHEEDKKE; via the coding sequence TTGAACGTAAGCGAGATAGTTGAGTTTATTGGCGTATTTCTAATTTTAATTGGCAGTATTATGGCTGTCATTAGTGCAATTGGAATTGTTCGCTTGCCGGATGTATATACACGCTCCCATTCTGGTACAAAAAGTTCCACGTTAGCCGTACTGCTAACACTTACAGGAGCGTTTATCTTCTTTTGGGGGAGCCAATCGTTTGCTAGTGTACGTCTACTTTTAGGAATTGTATTTGTGTTCTTAACGGCGCCTGTAGCAGGACATCTTATTAGCCGGGCAGCATACCGAGCTAACGTGAAGACGTCAGATTTAACAGTCGAGGATGAGTTAGGGGACGCGATACGGGCATATGAAGAAGAGGGTACAGGTGAACATGAAGAGGATAAAAAGGAGTAA
- a CDS encoding Na(+)/H(+) antiporter subunit F1, with protein MIETMLLTALTLFGVSIAIALIRIVIGPSLPDRVVALDMIGVNLVSGIAIISVLLGTRSFLEVILILAILAFVSTIAFSKYIERGVIIERKRDS; from the coding sequence ATGATAGAAACTATGCTCCTTACTGCACTCACGCTGTTCGGTGTATCAATTGCGATTGCCCTTATCCGCATTGTCATCGGCCCAAGTTTGCCGGATCGTGTAGTAGCTCTTGATATGATAGGGGTTAATCTCGTATCAGGGATAGCTATTATATCTGTTTTGCTTGGGACAAGATCGTTTCTTGAAGTTATACTAATACTGGCAATTCTAGCATTTGTAAGTACGATTGCCTTCTCGAAATACATTGAGAGGGGTGTTATCATTGAACGTAAGCGAGATAGTTGA
- a CDS encoding Na+/H+ antiporter subunit E, producing the protein MPAQFLLNLCIALLWMLLNDESELRFSTFLAGYLVGAAIVFLMHRLFGERFYLMRFFAVIKLLLIFNWELLQSSYHIIKQILSPKLKIRPGIFKYETELRGEWEITALALLLTLTPGSVVLEVTPEGDAYYIHAMDVEQSMGNLIRSLYKFEKAIMEVTR; encoded by the coding sequence ATGCCTGCCCAGTTTTTATTAAATTTATGTATTGCTCTCCTGTGGATGCTTTTGAATGATGAAAGCGAGTTACGTTTCTCCACGTTTTTGGCCGGTTATCTTGTGGGTGCTGCCATTGTGTTTTTAATGCATCGTCTTTTTGGGGAACGATTTTACTTGATGCGATTCTTTGCAGTAATTAAATTGCTACTTATTTTTAATTGGGAATTACTGCAGTCGAGTTACCATATCATTAAGCAGATATTAAGTCCAAAACTAAAGATTAGACCGGGAATCTTTAAATATGAAACAGAGCTGAGAGGGGAATGGGAAATTACTGCACTCGCCCTGCTTTTGACATTAACTCCTGGGTCTGTGGTGCTTGAGGTAACGCCTGAAGGGGATGCATACTACATTCATGCGATGGATGTTGAACAATCGATGGGTAATTTAATACGATCCCTGTATAAATTTGAAAAAGCAATCATGGAGGTGACTCGCTGA
- a CDS encoding Na+/H+ antiporter subunit D, which yields MNNLLVLPMVLPVLAGIILIFLRPYVRLQRWISFSVMIVNAIIGIILLNQIQEQGPLRLDIGGWEPPFGIMFVADSFSVLLVLTTSIVASICLLYAFSSIGKSYENMFFYSFVNFLVAGVNGSFLTGDLFNLYVAFEVMLLASYVLITLGGREVQLRESIKYVAINVVSSWIFLISIAYLYGTMGTLNFAHLSSRIAESGQTPLLTVISIIFLTVFSLKAGLLLYYWLPGSYSAPPTAVAALFGALLTKVGIYAMFRMFTLIFYHEPSITHTIIGVLAGLTLIGGSIGAIAYKDVRQIVSYNVVIAVGFILVGLAVATPEAIEGSIYYLVHDMVVKALLFLLAGTMISLTGYIRIDYMSGLIKNYPMLGWMFFIAMLSLAGVPPLSGFIGKLLIGQGTVEVGSYILLALVFISSLFVLYSLLRVFLISFWGETIISEEDEEPLKKGWLIPCVLLTVATIGLGLGAETISVYVQDAANTLLNPDIYIDAVLND from the coding sequence ATGAATAACCTTCTTGTATTGCCAATGGTACTTCCTGTGTTGGCAGGGATTATACTGATTTTTTTGCGTCCATATGTCCGGTTGCAGCGATGGATCAGTTTCAGTGTCATGATCGTTAATGCGATTATAGGTATCATTCTTTTAAATCAAATTCAAGAACAAGGGCCACTAAGGCTTGATATTGGAGGATGGGAACCGCCATTTGGCATTATGTTTGTAGCGGATTCCTTTTCTGTACTTCTTGTTCTGACAACAAGTATCGTAGCTTCTATCTGTTTGCTGTATGCTTTTTCTTCTATCGGGAAATCTTATGAAAATATGTTCTTCTATTCGTTTGTGAATTTTCTAGTAGCAGGTGTGAACGGTTCTTTTCTAACAGGGGATCTGTTCAATCTTTATGTTGCTTTTGAAGTAATGCTGCTAGCTTCTTATGTGCTTATTACACTAGGTGGAAGGGAAGTTCAATTACGGGAGTCTATCAAGTATGTCGCCATTAATGTGGTGTCTTCCTGGATCTTCCTTATTTCGATTGCTTATTTATACGGCACGATGGGTACACTTAATTTTGCACATTTATCAAGTCGGATTGCTGAATCAGGACAAACGCCTTTGCTGACAGTAATTAGTATTATTTTTCTAACTGTTTTCAGTTTAAAAGCAGGACTCCTCCTTTATTATTGGCTCCCAGGGTCCTATAGTGCGCCGCCTACCGCTGTTGCTGCCCTGTTTGGTGCATTGTTAACTAAGGTTGGAATATACGCGATGTTTCGTATGTTCACGCTTATCTTTTATCATGAACCTTCCATTACGCATACGATCATTGGTGTTTTGGCAGGGCTAACCTTAATTGGAGGAAGTATCGGTGCAATTGCGTATAAAGATGTCAGGCAGATTGTTTCGTATAATGTAGTCATTGCTGTCGGGTTTATCCTAGTAGGGCTTGCAGTGGCGACGCCGGAAGCAATTGAAGGATCTATTTATTATCTCGTCCACGATATGGTTGTAAAGGCATTATTATTTCTACTTGCAGGTACGATGATTTCCTTAACCGGTTATATAAGAATCGATTATATGAGCGGGCTCATTAAAAATTATCCAATGCTTGGCTGGATGTTCTTTATCGCGATGCTTTCACTTGCCGGGGTTCCACCGCTAAGCGGCTTTATTGGTAAGCTATTGATTGGACAAGGGACAGTGGAAGTAGGATCTTACATCCTGCTGGCACTTGTGTTTATCTCAAGTCTATTCGTATTATATTCATTGCTGCGTGTATTCCTGATTAGCTTTTGGGGTGAGACGATCATTAGTGAAGAAGATGAAGAACCGTTAAAAAAAGGCTGGTTAATCCCATGCGTTCTTCTCACCGTAGCTACGATCGGACTTGGACTCGGAGCAGAAACAATTTCAGTTTATGTACAGGATGCAGCAAATACACTGCTAAACCCTGATATATATATAGATGCCGTTTTGAATGACTAA
- a CDS encoding Na(+)/H(+) antiporter subunit C — protein sequence METLITILAGVLVTVATYLILSRSLIRVILGTAILSHAAHLLLMTMGGLKQGSVPLLGEDAGSYVDALPQALILTSIVISFAVTALFLVLAYRTYQETGTDNLDELRGFKDE from the coding sequence ATGGAAACGTTAATAACCATCCTAGCAGGGGTTTTGGTAACTGTTGCTACCTATCTGATTCTCTCCAGGAGTTTGATCCGGGTTATTTTGGGGACGGCTATCCTTTCACATGCCGCTCACTTGCTCCTGATGACGATGGGTGGCCTGAAGCAAGGAAGTGTTCCTCTACTCGGGGAAGATGCGGGGTCATACGTTGATGCGCTTCCACAGGCACTTATTCTAACATCCATTGTTATAAGCTTTGCTGTCACTGCACTTTTCCTTGTCTTGGCTTATCGGACGTACCAGGAAACCGGGACGGATAATCTCGATGAATTGAGAGGTTTTAAAGATGAATAA
- a CDS encoding Na(+)/H(+) antiporter subunit B: MKINNVILRAVTKIVVFIILTLAVYLFLSGHNNPGGGFVGGLVLASAFVLLFIVFDIETIQKAVPFDFKKIAALGAFIAVATGFGSLLFGEPFLSQAFDYFDLPIFGETELATVTLFEAGVALAVVGVVVTIILSISEDV, from the coding sequence TTGAAGATCAATAATGTTATCCTTCGAGCTGTTACGAAAATTGTCGTATTTATTATATTAACCTTGGCCGTGTATTTATTTTTATCCGGGCATAACAACCCGGGAGGCGGATTTGTTGGAGGGCTTGTTTTGGCCTCTGCTTTCGTCTTACTGTTTATCGTCTTTGATATTGAAACGATTCAAAAGGCGGTTCCTTTTGATTTTAAAAAAATTGCTGCATTAGGTGCTTTTATTGCAGTGGCGACCGGATTTGGTTCGCTTTTATTCGGTGAACCTTTCCTGAGCCAGGCTTTTGACTATTTTGACCTTCCTATCTTCGGCGAAACGGAACTGGCGACAGTCACTCTTTTTGAAGCTGGTGTTGCACTGGCGGTCGTAGGTGTTGTTGTAACAATTATTTTAAGTATTAGTGAGGATGTGTAA